From Mycobacterium lacus, one genomic window encodes:
- the ag85B gene encoding diacylglycerol acyltransferase/mycolyltransferase Ag85B, which translates to MTQVSGKIRAWSRRLLVGAAAAATLPGLVGLAGGAATAGAFSRPGLPVEYLQVPSPSMGRSIKVQFQSGGNNSPAVYLLDGLRAQDDYNGWDINTPAFEWYYQSGLSIVMPVGGQSSFYTDWYQPACGKAGCQTYKWETFLTSELPQWLSANRSVKPTGSAAVGLSMAGSSALILAAYHPQQFIYAGSLSALMDPSQGMGPSLIGLAMGDAGGFKASDMWGPSSDPAWARNDPTLQIPRLVANNTRLWVYCGNGTPSELGGANVPAEFLENFVRSSNLKFQDAYNAAGGHNAVFNFDANGTHSWEYWGAQLNAMKGDLQGALGAA; encoded by the coding sequence ATGACACAGGTGAGCGGGAAGATTCGGGCCTGGAGCCGCCGACTGCTGGTCGGCGCAGCGGCCGCTGCCACCCTGCCGGGTCTGGTCGGACTCGCTGGCGGGGCGGCAACCGCGGGAGCGTTCTCCCGGCCGGGTCTGCCGGTTGAGTACCTGCAGGTGCCGTCGCCGTCAATGGGCCGCAGCATCAAGGTCCAGTTCCAGAGCGGCGGGAACAATTCGCCTGCGGTGTACCTGCTCGACGGCCTGCGTGCGCAGGACGACTACAACGGCTGGGACATCAACACGCCCGCGTTCGAGTGGTACTACCAGTCGGGCCTGTCGATTGTCATGCCCGTCGGCGGGCAGTCCAGCTTCTACACCGACTGGTACCAGCCCGCCTGCGGCAAGGCCGGTTGCCAGACCTACAAGTGGGAAACATTCCTGACCAGCGAGCTGCCGCAATGGCTGTCGGCCAACCGGAGTGTCAAGCCCACGGGCAGTGCCGCGGTCGGTCTCTCGATGGCTGGATCGTCGGCACTGATCCTGGCCGCCTACCACCCGCAGCAGTTCATCTACGCCGGCTCGCTGTCGGCCCTGATGGACCCCTCCCAGGGGATGGGTCCCTCGTTGATCGGCCTGGCGATGGGTGACGCCGGCGGCTTCAAGGCCTCCGACATGTGGGGCCCGTCCAGTGACCCGGCGTGGGCGCGCAACGACCCCACCCTGCAGATCCCGAGGCTGGTCGCCAACAACACCCGGCTCTGGGTCTACTGCGGTAACGGCACCCCGTCCGAGCTGGGCGGTGCCAACGTGCCCGCCGAGTTCCTGGAGAACTTCGTGCGCAGCAGCAACCTGAAATTCCAGGATGCCTACAACGCCGCCGGTGGCCACAACGCTGTGTTCAATTTCGACGCCAACGGAACGCACAGCTGGGAGTACTGGGGTGCTCAGCTCAACGCGATGAAGGGTGACCTCCAGGGCGCTTTGGGCGCCGCCTGA
- a CDS encoding DUF7159 family protein, which yields MDTVLGLSVTPTTVGWVLAEGHGADGTILDHHEVELCGGHGVRAVNAAEQVAAEVVRAQEVAAAGNHRVRVIGVTWNDEASAPAALLLESLAHAGFDNVVPVRLLDSVETLARAIAPIIGHEQTAVCILEHEWATVVMVDTHDEETRTAVKHVRGGFDGLTSWLTGMFDRSAWRPTGVVVVGSGPDVGDFSWQLNNALPVPVFAQTMAQVTVARGAALAAAQSTEFTDAQLVADASEPTPAPIRPGRLSYAGAVTVLSAAAVTLVTSLSLAVGLQLVPDKDPGTTRHAGHESTPHIAVAVAPTVPPPAELPPPTSEVAPQPTSREERPARLSSGGSVAGPSAPEEPPSAAAPQQDPNTRPPLLTRVLEHISGAYGDSRPPR from the coding sequence TTGGACACGGTACTTGGGCTATCAGTGACGCCGACCACCGTCGGCTGGGTCCTCGCGGAAGGACACGGCGCTGACGGCACCATCCTGGACCATCACGAGGTAGAGCTGTGCGGCGGCCACGGCGTACGCGCCGTCAACGCCGCCGAGCAGGTGGCAGCAGAAGTTGTGCGGGCACAGGAAGTCGCAGCCGCCGGCAATCACCGCGTTCGTGTCATCGGTGTGACCTGGAACGACGAGGCGTCCGCGCCGGCGGCGTTGCTTTTGGAGTCATTAGCGCACGCGGGTTTCGACAATGTCGTGCCAGTTCGGTTGCTGGACTCCGTCGAGACCCTGGCGCGGGCCATCGCGCCCATCATCGGCCACGAGCAGACCGCGGTGTGCATTCTCGAGCACGAGTGGGCCACCGTCGTCATGGTCGACACGCACGACGAAGAGACACGGACGGCCGTGAAGCACGTGCGCGGCGGCTTCGATGGGCTGACTTCCTGGTTGACCGGGATGTTCGACCGCAGCGCATGGCGCCCGACCGGTGTGGTGGTGGTCGGTTCCGGCCCGGACGTCGGCGACTTCTCGTGGCAACTCAACAACGCGTTGCCGGTACCGGTTTTCGCGCAGACCATGGCGCAGGTGACGGTGGCACGGGGCGCGGCCCTGGCGGCGGCTCAGAGCACGGAGTTCACCGACGCGCAGTTGGTAGCAGATGCCAGTGAGCCCACCCCGGCGCCCATCCGGCCCGGGCGGTTGTCCTACGCCGGGGCCGTTACCGTGCTGAGCGCCGCGGCGGTCACCTTGGTGACCTCGTTGTCGCTGGCCGTGGGCCTGCAGCTGGTTCCGGACAAAGATCCCGGAACAACCCGGCACGCGGGGCACGAGTCGACGCCCCACATCGCAGTGGCCGTGGCGCCGACGGTTCCGCCGCCCGCGGAGCTCCCGCCGCCGACCAGCGAGGTAGCACCCCAACCAACGTCACGGGAAGAGCGGCCCGCTCGCCTTAGCTCGGGGGGATCGGTGGCGGGACCGTCGGCGCCGGAGGAGCCACCCAGCGCGGCTGCACCGCAACAGGATCCCAATACTCGGCCGCCTCTGTTGACCCGGGTGCTCGAGCATATCTCCGGCGCATACGGCGACTCTCGCCCGCCGCGCTAA
- a CDS encoding YceI family protein: protein MALAYRRSVTETWTLDASDGELIIRTGVAGRAARMGHRLTIAMTRWQAMVNWGGAEPVTAELVVEVDSFEVLRGEGGVKGLSVPEKVLVRSNALKSLSVSRFPEIRFTADTIDRTRHGYRLTGALDIRGRSLAHVIDLCTKDLGDSWRMFAESRVRQSDYGIKPHSLLMGSVQVADEVTVSFTAVRAKDD, encoded by the coding sequence ATGGCCCTGGCATATCGTCGTTCCGTGACCGAGACCTGGACGCTGGACGCGTCCGATGGCGAGTTGATCATCCGCACCGGCGTCGCCGGCAGGGCCGCGCGCATGGGTCATCGTCTCACCATCGCGATGACCCGGTGGCAGGCGATGGTGAACTGGGGCGGCGCCGAACCCGTTACCGCGGAACTCGTTGTCGAGGTGGATTCCTTCGAGGTGTTGCGCGGCGAAGGCGGCGTGAAGGGCTTGTCGGTGCCCGAAAAGGTGTTGGTGCGGTCCAACGCGCTGAAGTCGTTGAGCGTCAGTCGGTTTCCCGAGATCCGGTTCACGGCCGACACCATCGACAGGACCCGCCATGGGTACCGTCTTACCGGGGCATTGGACATCCGCGGGAGGTCGCTGGCGCACGTAATCGATTTGTGCACAAAGGACCTCGGCGACTCGTGGCGAATGTTCGCCGAGTCCAGGGTTCGCCAGTCCGATTACGGCATCAAGCCCCACTCGCTGTTGATGGGCTCGGTGCAGGTCGCCGACGAAGTCACGGTGTCTTTCACTGCCGTTCGGGCCAAAGACGATTGA
- a CDS encoding cytochrome P450 produces the protein MPTTKPIPNLPPGFDFTDPDVYAERLPVEELAEMRRTAPIWWNEQPTGTGGFDDGGFWVVSKHKDVREVSLRSDVFSSLQKTALPRYKDGTVGEQIERGKLVLLNMDAPQHTRLRKIISRVFTPRAVERLRDDLNERARRIVEAAAAEGSGDFVEQVSCELPLQAIAGLLGVPQEDRKKLFHWSNQMVGDQDPEFAGNDAMAASAELIMYAMQMAADRAKHPGQDLVTKLIEADIDGHKLSDDEFGFFVILLAVAGNETTRNSITQGMMAFTDFPDQWQLYKRERPATAADEIVRWATPITSFQRTALEDYELSGVRITKGQRVVMVYRSANFDEDVFDDPFTFNILRNPNPHVGFGGTGAHYCIGANLARMTIDLIFNAIADVVPDLESIGTPQRLRSGWLNGIKHWQVDYHSNEAAKCPVAH, from the coding sequence GTGCCGACCACCAAGCCGATCCCCAATCTGCCTCCCGGGTTCGATTTCACCGACCCTGACGTCTACGCCGAACGGCTGCCGGTGGAAGAACTAGCCGAGATGCGTCGAACCGCCCCGATCTGGTGGAACGAACAACCGACGGGAACGGGAGGGTTCGACGACGGCGGTTTCTGGGTGGTGTCCAAACACAAGGACGTCAGGGAAGTCTCGCTGCGCAGCGACGTCTTCTCCAGCCTGCAGAAGACCGCCCTGCCACGCTACAAAGACGGCACGGTCGGCGAGCAGATCGAGCGGGGCAAGCTCGTTCTGCTCAACATGGACGCGCCGCAGCACACCCGGCTGCGCAAGATCATCTCCCGCGTTTTCACTCCCCGGGCCGTAGAGCGCCTGCGCGACGACCTCAACGAGCGGGCCCGGCGCATCGTCGAGGCGGCGGCGGCCGAGGGATCCGGCGACTTCGTGGAACAGGTCTCCTGCGAACTGCCGCTGCAGGCCATCGCCGGGCTGCTTGGCGTACCGCAGGAGGACCGCAAGAAACTCTTCCACTGGTCGAATCAGATGGTCGGTGACCAGGATCCCGAGTTCGCCGGCAACGACGCCATGGCCGCGTCGGCCGAACTGATCATGTATGCCATGCAGATGGCCGCCGACAGGGCAAAGCACCCGGGGCAAGACCTCGTCACGAAGCTGATCGAGGCGGACATCGACGGCCACAAGCTCTCCGACGACGAGTTCGGCTTCTTCGTCATCCTGCTCGCGGTGGCCGGCAACGAGACCACCCGAAACTCCATCACCCAGGGCATGATGGCCTTCACCGATTTCCCCGACCAGTGGCAGTTGTACAAGCGGGAGCGGCCCGCCACCGCGGCCGACGAGATCGTCCGGTGGGCCACACCGATCACGTCGTTCCAGCGCACCGCGCTCGAGGACTACGAACTGTCCGGCGTCCGGATCACGAAGGGCCAGCGGGTGGTGATGGTTTACCGCTCAGCCAATTTCGACGAGGACGTATTCGACGATCCGTTCACCTTCAACATCTTGCGTAATCCCAATCCGCATGTCGGATTTGGCGGCACCGGCGCGCATTACTGCATCGGTGCCAACCTGGCCCGGATGACGATCGACCTGATTTTCAATGCGATCGCCGATGTTGTGCCCGATCTGGAATCGATCGGCACACCCCAGCGGCTGCGGTCGGGCTGGCTCAACGGGATCAAGCACTGGCAGGTCGACTACCACAGCAACGAGGCAGCAAAATGCCCTGTGGCACACTAA
- a CDS encoding Rv1893 family protein, which yields MGFNPKDAVDAVRDIATTAVEKASDIVDNAGDIIRGDIAGGASGIVQNSIDIATHAVDRTKEVFTGKDD from the coding sequence ATGGGTTTCAATCCCAAAGACGCGGTCGACGCGGTCAGGGACATCGCGACCACCGCCGTCGAAAAGGCCTCGGACATCGTCGACAACGCCGGTGACATCATCCGCGGCGATATCGCGGGCGGAGCCAGCGGCATCGTCCAGAATTCCATCGACATCGCCACCCATGCGGTCGACCGGACCAAAGAGGTGTTCACCGGCAAGGACGACTAG
- a CDS encoding nitronate monooxygenase, whose amino-acid sequence MHTAICDELGIEFPIFAFTHCRDVVVAVSKAGGFGVLGAVGFTPEQLEIELNWIDEHIGEHPYGVDIVIPNTYEGMDSHLSAEELAKTLWAMVPKEHLDFARKILADHGVPVDDADEDSLQLLGWTEATATPQVEVALKHPKVTMVANALGTPPADMIGHVHDSGRKVAALCGSPSQARKHADAGVDIIIAQGGEAGGHCGEVGSIVLWPQVVKEVAPIPVLAAGGIGSGQQIAAALALGAQGAWTGSQWLMVEEAQNTPVQQAAYIKASSRDTVRSRSFTGKPARMLRNDWTEAWEQPDNPKPLGMPLQYMVSGMAVRATNKYPNETVDVAFNPVGQVVGQFTKVEKTSAVIERWVREYLEATTRLDELNAAAAV is encoded by the coding sequence CTCGGGGCGGTCGGGTTCACGCCCGAGCAGCTCGAGATCGAGCTGAACTGGATCGATGAGCACATCGGCGAGCACCCATACGGGGTCGACATCGTCATCCCGAACACATACGAGGGCATGGATTCCCACCTGTCCGCGGAGGAACTCGCCAAGACGCTGTGGGCAATGGTGCCCAAGGAGCATCTGGACTTCGCGCGCAAGATCCTCGCCGACCATGGCGTCCCGGTTGACGACGCCGACGAGGACAGCTTGCAGCTGCTCGGCTGGACCGAGGCGACGGCCACCCCACAGGTCGAGGTGGCGCTGAAACACCCGAAGGTGACAATGGTCGCCAACGCGCTCGGCACCCCGCCGGCTGACATGATCGGGCACGTCCACGACTCCGGGCGGAAGGTGGCCGCGTTGTGCGGGTCGCCCTCGCAGGCCCGCAAGCACGCTGACGCGGGTGTCGACATCATCATCGCCCAAGGTGGCGAGGCCGGTGGGCACTGCGGCGAGGTGGGCTCGATCGTGTTGTGGCCCCAGGTTGTCAAGGAGGTCGCCCCAATACCCGTGTTGGCGGCGGGTGGCATCGGCAGCGGCCAGCAGATCGCGGCGGCCTTGGCGCTGGGCGCCCAGGGGGCGTGGACGGGCTCGCAGTGGCTGATGGTCGAGGAAGCGCAGAACACCCCGGTTCAGCAGGCCGCGTACATCAAGGCGAGCAGCCGTGACACCGTCCGCAGCCGTTCGTTCACCGGCAAGCCGGCGCGGATGCTGCGCAACGACTGGACCGAGGCGTGGGAACAGCCGGACAACCCCAAGCCGCTCGGTATGCCGTTGCAGTACATGGTCTCCGGAATGGCCGTGCGGGCCACCAACAAGTACCCGAACGAGACCGTCGACGTCGCGTTCAACCCCGTCGGGCAGGTTGTCGGACAGTTCACCAAGGTGGAGAAGACGTCGGCGGTCATCGAGCGCTGGGTGCGGGAGTACCTGGAGGCGACCACCAGATTGGACGAGCTCAACGCCGCCGCCGCCGTCTGA